The following coding sequences are from one Clostridioides difficile ATCC 9689 = DSM 1296 window:
- a CDS encoding winged helix-turn-helix transcriptional regulator, whose amino-acid sequence MSINTEKNITKNVEELTCPIRYALDIVGGKWKLPIICMLAVENPIRYSSIKRKLDGITNTMLAQSLKDLESTGIVHRKQYNEIPPKVEYTLTSKGKSIVPILQQFANWGATNMQEKNTCGLSCKECRKIK is encoded by the coding sequence ATGAGTATAAATACTGAAAAAAATATAACTAAAAACGTTGAAGAATTAACCTGTCCAATCCGTTATGCATTAGACATTGTCGGTGGTAAGTGGAAATTACCTATTATATGTATGTTAGCAGTTGAAAATCCAATTAGATATAGTAGCATAAAAAGAAAATTGGATGGCATTACAAATACTATGCTAGCTCAATCATTAAAAGATTTAGAGTCTACTGGTATTGTTCATCGTAAACAATATAATGAAATTCCTCCAAAAGTTGAATATACATTAACAAGTAAAGGTAAAAGTATTGTGCCTATTTTACAACAATTTGCTAATTGGGGTGCTACTAATATGCAAGAAAAAAACACATGTGGACTTAGTTGCAAAGAATGTAGAAAGATAAAGTAA